Within the Oryzias melastigma strain HK-1 linkage group LG8, ASM292280v2, whole genome shotgun sequence genome, the region AAACAGATCCTCTCAGCCTTGTAGAAGGTgtaatggggggggggtctgtccCGCTGCTCCTCCAATCAGATGATGAGATTTAATCATCAGATCCGATTCTGGAAACAGAACAGCTGCGTCTTACGTTGAGCTGAAGTTGGGCCTCAGCTGGTTGGACTGGTCACTGCTCTGAGAGTCGTAGCTCGATTGGAGGGAACGGCATTTCTCGCTGTCCAGGAACAAACAACaccagatcagatcagatcagatcagatcaggaggagaacaaaaacacaaacttcatgCTGGGATCCAGAAAACCTGATGAGACTTTATACAAAACATCTACAAAGTGAGACAAGAAGAAAGCAAACGAAGGTTCAAACTCGTGGTCCAGTTATTTGGTTAGTTAGCTGTTAGTCGCTAGTTAGTTAGTAGTTAGCAAGTGGTTCAGTCATCGGTTTGTTATTTGCTTCTTAAGCGCTGGTTAGTCACCACAAGTTAGTCAGTGGTTAGATATTTAGTCACTAGTAGTTAGTTAGTTGTTACAATGACCAACTATTGACTAAATATCTAACAATTAGATGATATGTAGCTAGTTAGTtgttcagctaaaaaaaatactagtgACTGAATATCTAACCACTGACTAAATTCCTAACCATTGACCAACCTTCGAATATCTAACCAGAGACTAACCCACTTGCTTATTACTTACAAACTACTGACTATGTGTTGTGATCATGGATGGGTTAGTCACTGGTTAGCTATATGCTGATTAGTCACTGGTTAGATCTTTAGTCACTAATTAGTTGGTTAGTTAGTAGTTAGTTGCTAATTAGTGAGTTATTCACTAGTTATTAACTGGTTAATTTGTTAGTGATTCGTTAGGTGGTTAAGTTTGTATTAATTAGTTAGTTGTTATTCACTAATTGGCGAGTAGGTTCATCACTGGTTAGTTGATCACTACTAATCAAGTGGTTAATTTGTCACTAGTTAGTTGGTGAGTGTGTTACATATTGTTTGTTGTTTAGTTGTTAGTCGCGtgttatttggttatttttttattagttagttGTTAGTTAACAGTTAGTCCTTAATTGGTAACCAGTCAGCTGGTTAATTGGTTAGTTAGTTTTGAATCAATTGTTGGTTTAGATGTAACTTTTTTGCTCTAGTTATTTGCTGTATTAGTCACTAGTTAGTTGATTAGTAACGTATTGGCTGGTTGTTAGTCACTATTTTGACTGACCCACTTATTGGTCAGTCAAAATAAGTTAGTTAGTTAGTCAGTCCCAAAGTGGTCAAACTGAAGTCAGACTTTCCTTCTGGAAACCTCAACACTCACTTCATGTCGGAGTTTTCCGGTTCAGGTTCTGGACTCGGTTGCAAGTTTTTGGGAGCGTTTCTTTTCTTCAGGAATCTTTTCAGGAAACGCCGTCTGCAAACACAGAGGAGGTCAGGAAGACGGCGTCTGAGGTGAAGACGGCGTCTGAGGTGAAGACGCCGTCTGAGGTGAAGACGGCGTCTGAGGGGAAGACGCCGTCTGAGGGGAAGACGGCGTCTGAGGGGAAGACGCCGTCTGAGGGGAAGACGCCGTCTGAGGGGAAGACGGCGTCTGAGGGGAAGCCGTCGCTGCAGCTGACGGTCAGAACAGCTTTCACTGCTGAACCGTCACAGTTTGAGACACAGACGCTCTCTCACATCAGAGAAAACTCTGCAGGTTCGGCACCGACGTCTTCCTGGGAATCCCACAGACTCCCACAGGTGGAGGCCGGAGACTCCTCGCCACCGACGCATTGGGCACCAGTCATCTCCGCCGAACAGCTTCACAGACAACAGGAAGAACAATAAAGATCTGAATGCTGTCTCCTGGAATTCAGGATTCATTcaaacagattattttactgGATTTAAAAGTTAACGTTTGCCGCCTGGTTGGAATGTCGGCTGATGTTATTGAAATGAGTTTATGCacgaccagcacaaaaactgatggaaactCATGTCGGCCTCACAATACGGTTGAAGGTGAACACTGCTGCACGTCCTGCAGGTGTTCCTACTGGATCCAAGGAGAAATGTTGTTGGTCGCATGTATGAACCCGACCCTTCCTCCAGGTCTGTGCGAAGAAATAAGTTCAACAAACATATGTAGAAAATTACATGTGAAGTCACTTCCtcaaatttataataaaattacaaaataaaagcatacgAGTCTTTAGtcaaatcttcagttttttttctcggtCAGTTTAGATTCTGCAGAAAGGCTTCATGTATAAAACGTTAACTCATACTTCATGGTGGTGGGGGTCCTGCTGGGGGGTCCTCTCTGCAGGTTTGAGTGTGAGGGATGAAGAAGACTCCGCCGCTTTAACCTTCATCACATGACCTGTTTTAAAGGCCACGCCTGGTTAGGGACGGCCCCACCCATTAAAGTGGGGGTGTCCAACCACATTATAGATACGGTTTAACTTTTGATGTTTAACCTCCAACATATATGATGAATTATTTAcctaagaataaaataaaataatttctataCTCTCATTATCAGCTGATTGTTTGGGAGGACAagaatttgtcttattttgaaacttgattCAGAAGCAGAACATAAACCATTCAAACGAGTCAATTTAATATAAAAGGTgacattaaacttttttttttttaagtttcaacaGTTTTCTTTGGTTACTTTATGCACTTTCATTAAATGATTTGGAAAACAAATTGTTGAAGATATTTTATAAACTtcatagtaaaacaaaaaatccattttgaaaaaatcgatttaaaaaaacgatttaaaagtttttctggtGAAAACAACTAAAACCCAACCGGACCTCAAAGGGTTAAACGTTGATTTGGTGGTTTCAGTTTGAGCTCCTGGATCACCTGATCCTCCACACACTCAATTCTAAGCGGCAGATTTCGTCTGAAAAACCAACATTTGAGTCTTTAAAGAGACTTCAGGAAAACTCGGAGCTTCAAACTCCAGAAGATCTGAAGGATTTCTCCAGAGAAACCTCAGATTCTCCAGGAAAAACGGATCAAACTCACCTGCTTCCTCCTGTTCTCGAGTCCCGATGGAGTCCTGATGATCTGCAGCACCTGAACCGCCTACCTGCTCAAAGCTCCTccccccttcaaaataaaagcagcggTGGCGCAGTTCCGGTTCTACTATCGACggattttaatcataaataaatctaCTCTGAGAAAAACGTAAGAAAAAACTttcataatttttctttatagcTGTAAGATCAAAAACTAATCATCTTAAAAGTCCTTTTCTAAGCCAGTAAACTTCCTCAAAGTGAAAATGTTGGACTGCGTCTGAATTCCCTCAATTCTTAGTGCTGAGACCTGAACAGTCCACCaatgacaattattttaatataggaaaacattcccagtagtgttctgatgatgactatgaagtttttaaccaaaatatcacaaaccgaatgtcttaaaaagccatttttctgcttcgaaatctcctctgagggggcgtggcttttggagctccgcccctgatcctccctgtctgattatgagagctctgtgtctctctagcgtaaatcttcatcaaaacatccatcaatctgggtaatgtccagccgtatggttctgatccagatgtcagctggacgaggaagtgaagagctttgTGGACCGAACTTCCAGATTtccaatcctttccaactgcggtcaaatgagccgccgttcacatttccgtggtcacatcaagaagctccgtggagtctggtggagattttccagcgttctcagtcctgctaccgtaagtattggatgaaactcacaccaaaaatccagtgatgctgatttgaccacagaaatgtgaacggcggctcatttgactgcagtcaatgtgaagataccatcttctcttctccagaacctgaactagacactaggaacagatgagggtttagtgcatgtgcagcagagctgttgatggaaagaagatcattcattcagacagagtctgtccaagacagtttgatttaaaggagaaatactcggaatgatttctgattacatctgttctctttcagaagaaaaatgacacacagacatgataaaaactctaaaatcagGATTTTCATCTGAGGGGGACTTCAAGATTTTAAGGTTCAAAATCATCAACTGTATAAAAGCACAGGAGTTCTCATGTACTGTCAGTGATCTGATCTACAATTTTAAATCCTGGTGCTCTGGAAATTTCACAGAAGAAAACCCAAAAGACTGCAGTGATGTCACTACCCGATCTGTGTCAGTGCAGATCAGGTAGTGACAGACAATTGATGATCAGTAGATCAGTGAaaacagaccacaatgcattgcactTGATTGATTTGTTAtatgaaaacatcatttttaattcatccatcagaacacagcagaTTCATGAAGTCTTTATAAAACGTTCGTATTCATGTCCAGAACGTCAGACGGTCCAGGTCTGTACGGTCTATNNNNNNNNNNNNNNNNNTGAAGACGCCACTCAGGTCCATCTTTACATGGAATTAActtaaatataatgtaaaaatgaagtttattatAAAACAGATTTCATCTTTCAACTTGGATCAAACGACTTCTATGTTACAAGATAAATCTTGTTAATGAAACATTTCTAGCTTTactaaaataaagagatttCTGTTTgaactgaagctgctgctgttaGAATCAGAGACATCTAAACTAATCTCTTCACCGTCGCGGTCCAAACagacaaagttcatgttttaaGGGTTAAATTCAGCCGCTGGCGACTCTCGGCTGTCGCTCCGCCCTCAGTCCGCTTTGGTGCTTTTGTGTTTCCATGGATACACCAGCTCCCCCACGAACAGCTTCTTGACCAGCGCCGCCCACGAGTCCCGGGGGTAGCAGCTGTAGGTGGGGGTGCGGTAGGTCCGGACCGCGGCGCTGCAGCTCAGAGGGTTGATCTGTGGAGGGAGACGCAGCCTGGTGAGGAGGACGGCGGCGCCGGGCCGAAGGAGGACGGAATGTGAGCTCACCTCCATCAGCAGGTGGAGGGCGGAGCCTGGCTCCTCACACAGAACCCTGAACTTCACCccctctgaaacacaaacacagatgacGGTTCCGGCTCACAGAACCTTTGGGTTCtgctgggtaattctatccggccctccagatcattttattgttattgatgacccgatgttatcttgggctcatttctaactttgactaaatatatttttatagagtaaaatactgaaagttatttaaggtttaagttgatttattctggaataatattcctgcctttttattattcagaattatgttaaaaagttacagttttaaacatttgcattctgttagctttttggactaatttggtatttactaagattttttaggttattttggagtttagctaatatttcagctgaatatcagcttcaatgtttttaactatcaatttcagcatcttcagcagacaaattcagtttccagcattcacactagcattatcacaggtaatgttttatatctagttcataattaagttaaaaagttacagttttaaagttttaaaaagtagttttattgtcttcaataaatgtttttcctgttcgtgacctcaggtgtgttttggagtttgaccccctgtacagttgagtttgacccccctgcttTAGGGGGTCAGAAtccgggcctcgagggccggtgtcctccatgttttccaaccaccTGATCGGCAGGAGGTCGACCCTCGAGGCCCGGATCTGGACTCTCCTGCTTTTAGTCCCAGTtagaaggggggtggggggggtacCTGCCAGTCTGTAGGGCCGACAGATGCGCAGGCCCAGAGCGAAGAGCGGGAAGGAGTTGATGAAGTCCACGCTGAGGTGGAGGACGCCCTGGAACAGCACCACCCCCAGGCGCAGCTGCACGGGGACAGGGGGGTCAGAAACAAACATCAGTGTTTTTGTGGGGGTGTCATGAGGGCTTCATCTCACCAGCGTGAAGACCAGGTAGTAGAGCGCTGTGGTGGGCAGGAGGAAGAGCAGGACGGTGAAGAGCAGCGTCCCGATGAAGAGCTGGACACACAAACAGTTTAATGAATTCATTCGTGAACGAACCGCTTCACCACAGTGACCGGACTCACCTGGTCCAGGTCGTAGGAGCACGAGTCCACCCTCTGCCGCAGGACGTTCCACTTCTTCCCCCGGAAGAGCCTCCAGAGAGACGACAGACCGTAGATCTTCATGCAGTAGAGCCTGACAGACACAGACAAAGATCCTCTATTTAGAAAGATCACTCTGGATTGAATTGTTGATTTCTGTTTTACATCGCGGGGGGGGGCTCTTTGTCTTGTGGGCCTCAAAGGgctttaaaatttgacagaagagcCGGACCAGGAGCatctcataagagaaagaaatatcATCGAATCTGGAggaaaacgttttatttttgattcataacatatataaatatatatatatatatatatatatatatatataataaaaactgaacattttggggtttagctggGAGATTTTAGCCCTGCCCAGCGTACTATCTATTTcacaaatttgatcttttacaaactgtattttttaatctgattcacaaagatttgaacaataaaaaatgagtcATAATGTGATAAGGGGCGGCGCTCAGTGGACGCGTCTGCAGTAAACCTTGAActatctgtttatttctctctgtttgtcttgttcttggttgtactgaaaaacaatgaatttccccccggggattaataaagtatattgattgattgattgttcattttcttcaaattcgtcctctatcatcagaataaaacatgttaaaaacactcttCATGGGAGTGGGACTATAGACTCTTACAGGTCAGGAAAGGATCCACGTTGTTCACCTTGTactgatttaagtttttttaacagAGAAGTTGCTAAAAATATTGAACCATTCCCCAAAAGGAGCAGGAGTTCATTCTCCTATGATTTCTGGTTTCATCGAGTCTTTGGTCCGACCTGAATTCTTCCCacttatccctccaaacggagagttatgaaagaATAGTCTCCTAATTCAGATGTGACTTTTGTtcaatgatgtcaccaatagtcgccggtctgctagcgtggagcttccattGTTCAAATATACACAACAACAGCGGTTTGATAACTTTAAAGGTCCTTCTACAGCACAGTCAGGACTTCcatgtaaacgtctgtggttcagagaacATCAGCGTGAGGAAAAACGCTTCTCAGCGCGACGCGGTTCAGCCTCACGATGGAGGACTTCGTGTCCCTCCGATtagagggtcggatttaaaaaaacttcaaatggaggggaagggagaagggaagaattcgaatCGGACCTTTGAGTAAAGAAGGTTTGTTATGAGATGAAGTTCAGATGAAGAGCTAAAGCTTTGATCCAGAATTTCCTCTGTTTTCCTGGATTTTATTCGTCTGTTTCTAACTTGGTTTCTGTCAGTTTTGAATGAACGGATCAGCTGATCCATCCAGCATCAGAGCTTTTGACCCAAGAGAAGAACGCGGGTCGTAGAAGGTCAGCCCCGCCCACACCGCGGTGCCGTCAGCAGCAGTACCTGGCTCCGTACACGTAGAAGCAGTAGATGTGGAAGGTGAGCAGCGCCACCATGTCGGACAGCAGCGACAGCGCGAAGGTGAGGCCCAGGCCGGCCGACAGACCGCCGTACCACAGGATCTGCTCCACGAACGGCGCCAGCAGGTGGATGTAACCTGAGGGAGGCGGGACGCTGTCAGCAGCAGAACCACAGAACCGGGTCTCTCTGAGCCCACACTCACTGATCCACAGGTGGATGTGGTACAGGAAGAAGCGGCCCAAAACCTGGTCCAGGGCCCGGTTCATCTTGAGTCCTGCCGGagctcccatcagccactgcagcagctgctccagctCTGTGGCCACacgctgaggaagaggagaggcaGATGAAGGATCGTGGAGGTTCTGGACCGGCTCCGTCAGCAGGAACGCGCTCCACTCACGTCTGCTGCAGGCACGAGCGCGTTGGCCAGCGCAGCGACGTGCCCGTCCCGGTAGAGCCACGACATGAGGAGGACGCCGAGCGCCACGTCCACCAGCAGAGACACCACCACGTTGGCCTTCCTGTGGACGGGAGGCGTCACTtcaggaggttctggttccgcTCAGGCTGGCGCAGAACTCACCTCATGAACTCAGAGTGACCGCCGGCCGCCGTCGGGGAGCTGATGGACCGCAGGTGCTCGGTTCTGAAGCTCAGCTGGACGCAGGTGGACAGTTTGGAGGACAGGAAGCTCAGCGGGAAGATCCTGAAGATCCTGTGGGACCAACAGAAGAGTCAGAACTTCCCAGAAGGAGAAGTGTTCTCTTTGGGGCTGCTGCGATCAATGGAGTAATCGACGACTGactgactattaaaataatcgtcaACTAATTTATccgtcgattagtcgttactttgtattataAGAGTCAGAGTTTAGAAAAGACAGAAGTTATAAagacattctgttagctttttgaactattttgaaatgtattaagatttttaggctattttggagtttagctaatatttgctAATTAGCTGTATTTGCTaacactagctattttggctaattgacatttttttctggatttttttgggctgatttggagtttagctaatatttcagatgcatgttagctgttttcatgctttttgctgttttttagtctaatttgacatttagctaatattttagctggctatcggtgttttcacctatcagcttcagtgtttcagcatcttcagtggccaaattcagcttccagcattcacactagcgttatcacaggtaatgctataaatctagttttcagtcagtttaaagctaatgatggttcagatgtgttttacatccagtctgtacatgacccgattaatcgactaataaaataatcgtttgtagcagCTCTACCCGACATCAgcacaaagaaacagaaaccaGAACATCTGCAGTCATTCCAACAACAGCCGAACAATAACTCAGGTTCAGCTGAGCGACCCGACACCACGAGCTCTCACCGAAGGCGGCAGAACCGCGTCCAGACGGACAGCAGCCAGCTGAGGAGCAGGCAAAGCGGCACGGACGCCCGCTTCAGCAGCTCCACCACGATGCTGCCCTCTCGGCCCTCCGTCTGCCAGTGGGTCGACCTCAGCGGCCCGTCGTCGTACCTGTCCAGGAAGAAGAGCGGCTGGCTGCGGGCCACCGTCTGGAACACctgcggaggaggaggaggagctgctgacagcaggaggaagggggcggagctccgGCTCTGAGCGTACCTGTCTGAGCTcagaagcagctgcagctttggCGTCCTCCAGCTGGACGGGGTGAAGCTGAGACAGCATCACCTTCCTCTGCTCGTAGTGAACGAAGACCACCTTCTCttcgtcctcctcttcctcaggcCTGCTCGGCTTTTCGTTCTCCTGCCCAGCagctccttcaaaataaaagtgtaaaaatgaactgaaactgaagacattttattttgaaaatgtatcagaACATGTGAACGCGTTTAATATTCATTCTTTCATGTCGACATATTTAGCGTCACATCAGACATTTTCATTCTGATTTTATTGACGTTTTCTTaatcatttttctgttaaatgatGGATCCGCCTCCACCAGATGTTTATCCGATCAGCTGATGAACTAAAGCTTGTTTTAAATCGTCAGGATTTCATCCAGTCCAGCTTCACTTTAACGTTCACTTCTGGCTGAGAAGGAACTCTGGACTTGAACCAAGTTTCTCAAAGCCCTGATTGAAACGTGAGATCAGAGTTTGAAGCAGGAACAGGACTGACTCGGACTCCGGTCCAGGATGTCACAGGTGAAGCCCATCTTTCCCATCGTCCGGCTGATCTGAAGCCAGCGTTCCTGTGGGAAGATGGTGCTCAGATCCCGGAGGAAGCTCTCCAGGCCCTCCTGACCTTCTTTGGGTAAACTCCAGGAGCCCAGCACCGACAGCTCCTCCCCGCTCTGCCTCTGGATCTGTTAGCATGAGGGACAAAATGTCGGATTTCTTTTAGTTAACTCGGGTGATTATTTCAGACCAATTGTGGCTTCTAACGTGATCCCTCACAACACTCTGATGCTGGAGGGGTTCTGCAGCCGCACCGACCTGCTGGATGTACTGTTTGACCTGAGCCGGGATGAACGGGTAATGAATGACCGCCAGAACCACCGCCGAGTCGTGCCCGGGGATCCAGCGGCCCACCAGCAGCCCGCTGTCGGCCCGGTTACAGCACTGCGGGAAGAAGATCTTCAGCACCATGGCGCCTGCAGATCAGCATCTAGCAGCTCTGCAGCCACAGGAAGTCAGGCATTATCACAATAAGAGCATCAGAACAACAAGGTTATCTCAGATTTTTATACTAATAAAAGTCGGATcgaaccaaataaaacaactaaatttatgcttattaacactttaaaacaaccGACTGACCAACAaacagatcaatcaatcaatcaatatactttattaatcccctggggggaaattcattcaAGAATGAAAGACTACATTAACAATGATGATATTTCTGATATTAGAGAcaaaaagcaaagaagaaaTCAATAAACTGATGATGTTCTGTTTGTTAAACTGCTTCAATAagagttttacagaaaaaaatctgatcagcagaatagaaaaaaaacacaaatgtaaacgATCATCTGTTAGTATATTAAGTTTctctacatttattttgatattatattacatgaaaaactgaaaaatatccagtgattaaaaaaactaaaatcttcactgaacagaagaaaacaagcaaagacaaacttttaattattattttcacttttgacaCATGATGGGAGAACGATCTGCTTATGTGCCCTTCAAATATCGAGTCCGGGCTCTGTTGCTATGGCAACAAGTAGAAGGACATTGATTTGAACTCGAATCGATACCAGCAGCCGCGAGAACTGGGTTATTTTTGACGGGAAAATTCAGAGAAACACAATAGACGGTCAGGTGAAGGAAAATAACatgtaaatttgaataaagttcGTGCAATAGGACTCGGGCTGAAAACTGGTTAGTTCACTTTTACGAGGACGGTCGTTTTCCCGAACAAAACGTTAAAGAAAATCGCAGCAAATTGAAGAGTTTTGATGTTTAGCTGGACTAAAATCATTGTAAGCTTTCAACAAAAGAGTAcgaattatttatttacctgAAAAACGGGAATTCAGCTGAAACTCTTCATTGAAACGACTTCGGACTAACGAGAGACTgccgccatttttgttgttgatggTCCGTTTCCTTTAGTGGTCCGACCACAAACGGCTCGGAGATGTTAGTTCCGAGGGAAACAAATGACCCACATTTTCAAGTCAAAGgtggtaaaataaacaaacaaacgaataaataaatgaacttttgtctctttttttatattttataataatgaattgatttaaaaatacaaaatcgtTGTCTTGAATcatatttgtattgttttttagtgCTTTTATCTCTCTTTGACGATACGTTTATGAGGGTTTATGTTAAAGTAGGCTAAATATGTatgttattgtaaatttttatgtttttcaactttttttttcaaataagaactttaataaataaatatgtctgGGGTAACTATCCCTTCAGTTTTcatataaaactaaataatattGTGTTGATTTTAGCAGCAGTTCATTTAATAGTAttcatattaaaatatttattactgttttaTAAAAATTGTAATATGGCAGAATTATTATGTTCATATGAGCCTTTATTTATTACCTTCATCTAGTGCCTGAAACACTCGAACCTGTAACTGATAATTCTGTTTAAACTGTACATCTCAGCCTTTTATTCCAAACACACGTGTAATATGACACTAAATTAGACTTTACAATAGCCATGtgtcattattttaatttgtccaaaacaaagagaaaaacaaggaGCAGAAGGTTTTCTTTTACTCACCAGAGGGCTCAGAAACTCTGAGGCTCAGAAGGAGTCGACCCAACTGTCAG harbors:
- the pigq gene encoding phosphatidylinositol N-acetylglucosaminyltransferase subunit Q encodes the protein MVLKIFFPQCCNRADSGLLVGRWIPGHDSAVVLAVIHYPFIPAQVKQYIQQIQRQSGEELSVLGSWSLPKEGQEGLESFLRDLSTIFPQERWLQISRTMGKMGFTCDILDRSPRAAGQENEKPSRPEEEEDEEKVVFVHYEQRKVMLSQLHPVQLEDAKAAAASELRQVFQTVARSQPLFFLDRYDDGPLRSTHWQTEGREGSIVVELLKRASVPLCLLLSWLLSVWTRFCRLRIFRIFPLSFLSSKLSTCVQLSFRTEHLRSISSPTAAGGHSEFMRKANVVVSLLVDVALGVLLMSWLYRDGHVAALANALVPAADRVATELEQLLQWLMGAPAGLKMNRALDQVLGRFFLYHIHLWISYIHLLAPFVEQILWYGGLSAGLGLTFALSLLSDMVALLTFHIYCFYVYGARLYCMKIYGLSSLWRLFRGKKWNVLRQRVDSCSYDLDQLFIGTLLFTVLLFLLPTTALYYLVFTLLRLGVVLFQGVLHLSVDFINSFPLFALGLRICRPYRLAEGVKFRVLCEEPGSALHLLMEINPLSCSAAVRTYRTPTYSCYPRDSWAALVKKLFVGELVYPWKHKSTKAD